The Mesorhizobium loti genome includes a region encoding these proteins:
- a CDS encoding peroxidase-related enzyme (This protein belongs to a clade of uncharacterized proteins related to peroxidases such as the alkylhydroperoxidase AhpD.), which yields MLRIATPSSIAAAPAAAQPMLQAVEKQLGVVPNLFRMVANSPAALEGYLGMSGALAKGRLPAPTRERIALAVAEINGCSYCLSAHSYLGKNLAKLDEAEMIANRHGGSTDPKAAAAVRFAAKVAQSRGHVGDEDLFAVRLAGYDDGQIIEIVQHVALNVWTNYINEVARTEIDFPAVSARDAA from the coding sequence ATGCTCCGTATCGCCACGCCTTCGTCCATCGCCGCCGCTCCCGCAGCCGCACAGCCGATGCTGCAGGCAGTGGAAAAACAGCTCGGTGTCGTGCCGAACCTGTTTCGGATGGTCGCCAACAGTCCGGCCGCGCTTGAAGGCTATCTCGGCATGTCGGGTGCGCTGGCCAAGGGCCGGCTGCCGGCGCCGACGCGCGAGCGCATCGCGCTGGCGGTCGCCGAGATCAATGGCTGCAGTTATTGTCTTTCCGCGCACAGCTACCTCGGCAAGAATCTCGCCAAGCTCGATGAAGCCGAGATGATCGCCAACCGCCATGGCGGTTCCACGGATCCCAAGGCGGCCGCGGCGGTGCGTTTTGCCGCCAAGGTTGCGCAAAGCCGCGGGCACGTCGGCGATGAAGACCTCTTCGCTGTAAGGCTGGCGGGCTATGATGACGGGCAGATCATCGAGATCGTCCAGCACGTCGCGCTGAACGTCTGGACCAACTATATCAACGAGGTTGCCCGGACCGAGATCGATTTTCCGGCTGTTTCCGCCCGCGATGCTGCCTGA
- a CDS encoding pyridoxamine 5'-phosphate oxidase — MNAHAITSDVAFTPTVKAIQARKGSRQSYARVEERGGWQAVITPDLAAFIEMQTSVFLSTANGEGQPYIQHRGGPAGFLKVLDEHTIGFADFSGNRQFITQGNLADNPQAFLFLIDYMHRQRIKLWGTARVVENDAELMAKLMPQDYKARPEQVILFTVSAWDANCPQHIPQRFEAADVAAALGERDKRIERLEQEIARLKGN, encoded by the coding sequence ATGAACGCGCATGCTATCACCAGCGACGTCGCCTTCACGCCGACGGTCAAGGCGATCCAGGCTCGCAAGGGCTCACGCCAATCCTATGCCCGCGTCGAGGAACGTGGCGGCTGGCAGGCTGTCATCACCCCTGACCTTGCCGCCTTCATCGAGATGCAGACCAGCGTCTTCCTGTCGACGGCCAATGGCGAGGGCCAGCCCTATATCCAGCATCGCGGCGGGCCGGCCGGCTTCCTCAAGGTGCTGGATGAACACACGATCGGCTTCGCGGATTTTTCCGGTAACCGGCAATTCATCACGCAGGGCAATCTGGCCGACAATCCGCAGGCCTTTCTGTTCCTGATCGACTACATGCACCGCCAGCGCATCAAGCTCTGGGGCACCGCGCGCGTTGTCGAGAACGATGCCGAGCTGATGGCGAAGCTGATGCCGCAGGATTACAAGGCGCGCCCCGAGCAGGTCATCCTGTTCACGGTCTCGGCCTGGGATGCCAATTGCCCGCAACATATCCCGCAACGGTTCGAGGCGGCCGACGTGGCGGCCGCGCTCGGCGAGCGGGACAAGCGCATCGAGCGACTTGAACAGGAGATCGCACGTCTCAAGGGGAATTGA
- a CDS encoding YdcF family protein, giving the protein MAMDARESTGTAGQMPVVVARSHDRRTVSRLRAALRLSALSVLILATLFAGGFGWFANKVSHLTTPANPAKADAIIVLTGGQSRLDAAMDLLASGKGERLLISGVHPSASRRQLQAATGGDIRLFSCCVDIDRAALDTIGNAEESAKWVESHAYGTVILVTNNYHMPRSLLEMGRLLHGAKLEPYPVVNSNLENGGWLTKPRALRVLFTEYNKYLLALARGIVPVKPTPNGIALAETAAGG; this is encoded by the coding sequence ATGGCTATGGACGCGCGGGAATCGACCGGTACGGCTGGGCAGATGCCAGTGGTGGTTGCCCGTTCGCATGACCGCCGCACGGTGAGCCGTCTAAGGGCCGCGTTGCGTTTATCCGCTCTCTCCGTCCTCATCCTCGCAACTTTGTTTGCCGGCGGCTTCGGCTGGTTCGCCAACAAGGTCAGCCATCTGACGACGCCCGCCAATCCGGCCAAGGCAGACGCGATCATCGTGCTGACCGGCGGCCAGTCCCGCCTCGATGCCGCGATGGACCTGCTGGCGTCCGGCAAGGGCGAACGGCTGCTGATCAGCGGCGTGCATCCTTCCGCCAGCCGTCGCCAGTTGCAGGCGGCGACCGGTGGCGACATCAGGCTGTTCTCCTGCTGCGTCGACATCGACCGCGCTGCGCTCGACACGATCGGCAATGCCGAGGAAAGCGCCAAATGGGTGGAGAGCCACGCCTATGGTACGGTGATCCTCGTCACCAACAATTATCATATGCCGCGCAGCCTGCTGGAGATGGGCCGGCTGCTGCATGGCGCCAAGCTCGAGCCCTATCCGGTGGTCAATTCCAACCTCGAAAATGGCGGCTGGCTGACCAAGCCGCGGGCCTTGCGGGTGCTGTTCACCGAATACAACAAATATTTGCTGGCGCTGGCGCGCGGCATCGTGCCGGTCAAGCCGACGCCCAACGGCATCGCGCTGGCCGAAACCGCGGCCGGCGGCTGA
- a CDS encoding ABC transporter permease has protein sequence MTELSADHLVEREHEAEATEAKPRAQRRMAPIVPAQNIAGRALVLVIAIMTFLSCLTFGAVTLVRDTASVWENQISREATIQVKPVDGLDMEAALAQASQIAGEFPGVKATKIIDREATARLLEPWLGSGLNIDELPVPRLIIVTIDESSPPDFAAMRAAITPKLPSASLDDHRTWVDRLVAMARTTVTIGIAVLALMLSATVLTVVFATRGAMAGNGHIIEVLHFVGAEAQFIAREFRRHFLVTGMKGAAAGGAAAVLVFIVFSWWSSRNMATPQADQATALFGNFAIGSAGYLGVVLMVLVIGGLTAATSHATVVAYLSDIDVRQPDAG, from the coding sequence ATGACTGAACTGTCCGCCGACCATCTTGTGGAACGGGAGCACGAGGCCGAGGCGACCGAGGCAAAGCCGCGCGCCCAGCGCAGGATGGCGCCGATCGTGCCGGCGCAGAACATTGCCGGCCGGGCGCTGGTGCTGGTCATCGCCATCATGACCTTCCTGTCCTGCCTGACCTTCGGCGCGGTGACGCTGGTGCGCGACACTGCTTCCGTCTGGGAGAACCAGATCTCGCGCGAGGCGACGATCCAGGTCAAGCCGGTCGACGGCCTCGACATGGAGGCAGCCCTTGCCCAGGCCTCGCAGATCGCCGGCGAGTTTCCCGGCGTCAAGGCAACCAAGATCATCGATCGCGAGGCGACCGCGAGGTTGCTGGAGCCATGGCTGGGTTCAGGCCTCAACATCGACGAGCTGCCGGTGCCGCGCCTGATCATCGTCACCATCGATGAGAGCAGCCCGCCCGATTTCGCTGCCATGCGCGCCGCGATCACACCGAAACTGCCGAGCGCGTCGCTGGACGATCACCGCACCTGGGTCGACCGGCTGGTCGCCATGGCCCGCACCACGGTGACCATCGGCATCGCCGTGCTGGCGCTGATGCTGTCGGCGACGGTGTTGACCGTGGTGTTCGCCACACGCGGCGCCATGGCCGGTAACGGCCACATCATCGAGGTGCTGCATTTCGTCGGCGCCGAGGCACAATTCATCGCACGCGAATTCCGCCGTCATTTCCTGGTCACCGGCATGAAGGGCGCGGCGGCCGGCGGGGCGGCGGCAGTGCTCGTCTTCATCGTCTTTTCCTGGTGGTCGTCACGCAACATGGCGACGCCGCAGGCCGACCAGGCGACCGCCCTGTTCGGCAATTTCGCCATCGGTTCGGCAGGCTATCTCGGTGTCGTCTTGATGGTGCTGGTAATCGGCGGGCTGACGGCGGCGACGTCCCACGCCACCGTCGTTGCCTATCTCAGCGACATCGATGTCCGCCAACCGGATGCAGGCTGA
- the ftsE gene encoding cell division ATP-binding protein FtsE, translating to MIRFENVGLRYGMGPEILRDISLHIPERSFQFLSGPSGAGKTTLLRLLFMSLKPTRGLITIFGKDRSRISRTELPHLRRRIGVVFQDFRLLDHMTTYENVALPLRVRGREEASYRTDVTELLKWVGLGERMHVLPPVLSGGEKQRAAIARALIEQPEILLADEPTGNVDPPLARRLLRLFIELNRLGTAVVIATHDLGLMEQVDARRMILAGGRLDIYD from the coding sequence TTGATTCGTTTCGAAAATGTCGGCCTCCGCTATGGCATGGGTCCGGAAATCCTCCGCGACATCTCCCTGCACATTCCGGAGCGCTCCTTCCAGTTCCTCAGCGGGCCTTCGGGCGCCGGCAAGACGACATTGCTGCGCCTGCTGTTCATGTCGCTGAAGCCGACGCGCGGACTGATCACCATATTCGGCAAGGATCGCTCGCGCATCTCGCGCACCGAACTGCCGCATCTGCGGCGCCGCATCGGCGTGGTGTTCCAGGATTTTCGTCTGCTCGACCACATGACCACCTACGAGAACGTCGCGCTGCCGCTGCGCGTGCGCGGGCGCGAGGAGGCGAGCTACCGCACCGACGTCACCGAGCTGTTGAAATGGGTCGGGCTGGGCGAACGCATGCATGTGCTGCCGCCGGTTCTGTCGGGCGGCGAGAAGCAGCGCGCGGCGATCGCGCGTGCGCTGATCGAGCAGCCGGAAATCCTGCTGGCCGACGAGCCGACCGGCAATGTCGATCCGCCGCTGGCGCGACGCCTGCTGCGGCTGTTCATCGAGCTCAACCGCCTGGGCACCGCCGTGGTGATCGCCACCCACGACCTCGGCCTGATGGAACAGGTCGACGCACGCCGCATGATTCTGGCCGGCGGAAGGCTGGATATCTATGACTGA
- the hpt gene encoding hypoxanthine phosphoribosyltransferase — MPIVRGKDIEVLFSASAIARRNLELAKEIAGHDYHDLLVISVLKGSFIFAADLIRAMHDVGLSPEVEFIFISSYGAGTTSGEVRVLRDIDNEVAGRDVLLIDDILESGKTLSFTRDLMLSRGAKSCSIAVLLDKRMRRQTALNADYVGFDCPDYFVVGYGMDVAHAFRELPFVGIVKGDV, encoded by the coding sequence ATGCCCATCGTACGCGGCAAGGACATCGAAGTCCTGTTTTCGGCATCGGCGATCGCGCGGCGCAATCTCGAGCTCGCCAAGGAGATTGCCGGCCACGACTATCACGATCTGCTGGTGATCTCGGTGCTGAAGGGCTCGTTCATCTTCGCCGCCGATCTGATCCGCGCCATGCACGATGTCGGCCTGTCGCCCGAGGTCGAGTTCATCTTCATCTCCAGCTACGGCGCCGGCACCACCAGCGGCGAGGTGAGGGTGCTGCGCGACATCGACAATGAGGTCGCCGGCCGCGACGTGCTGTTGATCGACGACATTCTCGAATCGGGCAAGACGCTGAGTTTCACCCGCGATCTGATGTTGTCGCGGGGCGCCAAGAGCTGTTCCATCGCCGTGCTGCTCGACAAGCGCATGCGCCGCCAGACCGCGCTCAATGCCGACTATGTCGGCTTCGACTGCCCCGACTATTTCGTCGTCGGCTACGGCATGGACGTTGCCCACGCCTTTCGCGAGCTACCCTTCGTCGGCATCGTCAAGGGTGATGTCTAA
- a CDS encoding response regulator: MAKLLIVEDDESVRTLAARALERAGHTIDIAADGAQGLSLIQAARGGYDLVVSDIRMPEMDGIEMAIAAAALFPALKILLMTGYADQRERAEELNGIILDVVQKPFTLAEIRSRVERALICFA; this comes from the coding sequence ATGGCAAAGCTTCTGATCGTCGAGGACGATGAGTCCGTCCGCACCCTGGCCGCCCGCGCGCTTGAGCGTGCCGGGCACACAATCGATATCGCGGCGGACGGCGCGCAAGGGCTTTCGCTGATCCAGGCCGCGCGTGGCGGCTACGATCTTGTCGTCTCCGACATCCGCATGCCGGAGATGGACGGCATCGAGATGGCGATCGCGGCGGCAGCGCTCTTCCCGGCGTTGAAGATCTTGCTGATGACCGGCTATGCCGACCAGCGCGAGCGCGCCGAGGAGTTGAACGGCATCATCCTCGATGTCGTGCAGAAGCCTTTTACACTGGCCGAAATCCGCTCGCGCGTCGAACGGGCACTGATCTGCTTCGCTTGA
- a CDS encoding DMT family transporter, whose product MQNRMVRGILSLCLGVLVFSLQDPLVKAVSSGYPVTEVMAIRSIVALPILIFLVHADVGLRAILSKRFGMLTVRAFIQFTSYTVYYLAIAALPLADAVALYFMAPLFIMALAGPYLGERVSWRTLATVLIGLFGVLVMLRPGVGLFDWAALLSLGSAALYGFSQLMARKIGDTESSTVMAFYQNGAYLIGAAVVAGAFHLAGITHAVHPSLEFLVRPWLWPTLPDFLKMAACGFVASAGMILLSQAYRMAPANRVATFEYTGILWSPLWGFLFFAEVPRSTTVIGAALIIGAGLLALNTERRKSAPPVLTAADPA is encoded by the coding sequence ATGCAGAACCGGATGGTGCGCGGCATCCTGAGCCTCTGTCTGGGCGTGCTGGTCTTCTCGCTGCAGGATCCGCTCGTCAAAGCCGTGTCGAGCGGTTATCCGGTGACCGAGGTGATGGCGATCCGCTCGATCGTCGCCCTGCCGATCCTGATCTTTCTGGTCCATGCCGATGTCGGCTTGCGGGCGATCCTGTCGAAGCGATTCGGCATGCTGACGGTGCGCGCCTTCATCCAGTTCACCTCCTATACGGTGTACTATCTGGCCATCGCCGCTTTGCCGCTGGCCGATGCGGTGGCGCTCTATTTCATGGCGCCGCTGTTCATCATGGCGCTGGCCGGGCCGTATCTTGGCGAACGCGTCTCCTGGCGGACGCTGGCGACCGTGCTGATCGGGCTGTTCGGCGTCCTCGTGATGCTGCGCCCGGGCGTCGGGCTGTTCGACTGGGCGGCGCTGCTGTCGCTGGGCTCGGCGGCGCTCTATGGTTTCTCGCAGCTGATGGCCCGCAAGATCGGCGACACCGAATCGTCCACCGTCATGGCCTTCTATCAGAACGGCGCCTATCTGATTGGCGCCGCCGTGGTGGCCGGCGCGTTTCACCTTGCCGGCATAACCCACGCCGTCCACCCGAGCCTGGAATTCCTGGTGCGGCCCTGGCTGTGGCCGACGCTGCCGGATTTTCTCAAGATGGCGGCCTGCGGTTTCGTCGCTTCGGCCGGCATGATCCTTCTGTCCCAGGCCTACCGGATGGCGCCGGCCAACCGCGTTGCCACCTTCGAATATACCGGCATCCTGTGGTCGCCGCTGTGGGGCTTCCTGTTCTTCGCCGAGGTGCCGCGGTCGACGACCGTGATCGGTGCTGCCTTGATCATCGGCGCCGGCCTGCTGGCGCTCAACACCGAACGGCGCAAGAGCGCTCCACCCGTGCTCACCGCTGCCGATCCAGCCTGA